A single region of the Sciurus carolinensis chromosome 16, mSciCar1.2, whole genome shotgun sequence genome encodes:
- the Tepp gene encoding testis, prostate and placenta-expressed protein isoform X2, with protein sequence MARIIDLVPWDDGSTHLYASPAILLPIPRQRKQLASVKQQLYHPALPTLRRMDMDSVKACLSDEHSQSSTYCRKDEFDNAHFTLLGIPNQPLHCLDITPTGQKLHCKYREGKLVPIVPGINRIDWPSFTRAIEDWSHFVSTAGEFKLPCLNNGVERFSGYAVRYLKPDVTQNWRERVPALRLQLQSHQLPDSLALIYEEEANPGTAEMCHLRGGGDSHCPYTEVRNHGAISLCKRIGSADNRAEDWSLGRNGQEGVNTSRSLFFLRGLVKMYPAFCHFVQKCFPTAQPTVPVGLNLGRPFTEPPGVPGPHSTAPESPPNAREKIDLPKTHSRMLESWSG encoded by the exons CATCATTGACCTGGTGCCGTGGGACGATGGTTCCACCCACCTGTATGCATCCCCGGCCATCCTGCTCCCGATACCTCGGCAGCGCAAACAGCTGGCCAGTGTGAAGCAGCAGCTCTACCATCCAGCCCTGCCCACCCTGCGCCGCATGGACATGGACTCTGTCAAGGCCTGCCTCTCAGACGAGCACAGCCAGTCCAGCACCTACTGCCGCAAAG atgaatttgaCAACGCCCACTTCACACTCCTGGGGATCCCCAACCAACCTCTGCATTGCTTG GACATCACGCCAACTGGCCAGAAGCTCCACTGCAAGTACCGCGAGGGAAAGCTGGTGCCCATTGTACCAGGCATAAACCGGATCGACTGGCCCTCCTTCACGCGCGCCATCGAGGACTGGTCCCACTTCGTGTCCACGGCCGGGGAGTTCAAGTTGccctgcctgaacaacgggg TGGAGAGGTTCAGCGGCTACGCAGTACGGTATTTGAAGCCGGATGTGACTCAGAACTGGAGG GAACGCGTTCCGGCGCTTCGGCTCCAACTACAG TCGCATCAACTACCTGACTCCCTGGCATTAATCTATGAAGAGGAGGCCAACCCTGGGACTGCTGAAATGTGCCACCTCAG ggGTGGAGGTGACAGTCATTGCCCTTACACGGAGGTGAGGAACCACGGTGCCATCTCTCTGTGCAAACGTATAGGCTCTGCTGACAACAGAGCAGAAGACTGGAGCCTGGGGAGGAATGGACAGGAAGGAGTCAACACATCACGGAGCCTCTTCTTCCTCAGGGGCCTGGTGAAGATGTACCCAGCCTTCTGCCATTTCGTGCAGAAGTGCTTTCCTACAGCTCAGCCGACAGTACCTGTTGGCTTGAATCTTGGGAGGCCATTCACAGAGCCTCCTGGGGTTCCTGGGCCACATTCTACAGCACCAGAATCCCCTCCAAATGCCAGAGAAAAGATAGATTTGCCCAAGACTCACAGCAGGATGCTAGAGTCTTGGTCTGGATGA
- the Tepp gene encoding testis, prostate and placenta-expressed protein isoform X5, which produces MARIIDLVPWDDGSTHLYASPAILLPIPRQRKQLASVKQQLYHPALPTLRRMDMDSVKACLSDEHSQSSTYCRKDEFDNAHFTLLGIPNQPLHCLQDITPTGQKLHCKYREGKLVPIVPGINRIDWPSFTRAIEDWSHFVSTAGEFKLPCLNNGVERFSGYAVRYLKPDVTQNWRYCVNQNPSLDRYGQKPLPFDSLNAFRRFGSNYSRINYLTPWH; this is translated from the exons CATCATTGACCTGGTGCCGTGGGACGATGGTTCCACCCACCTGTATGCATCCCCGGCCATCCTGCTCCCGATACCTCGGCAGCGCAAACAGCTGGCCAGTGTGAAGCAGCAGCTCTACCATCCAGCCCTGCCCACCCTGCGCCGCATGGACATGGACTCTGTCAAGGCCTGCCTCTCAGACGAGCACAGCCAGTCCAGCACCTACTGCCGCAAAG atgaatttgaCAACGCCCACTTCACACTCCTGGGGATCCCCAACCAACCTCTGCATTGCTTG CAGGACATCACGCCAACTGGCCAGAAGCTCCACTGCAAGTACCGCGAGGGAAAGCTGGTGCCCATTGTACCAGGCATAAACCGGATCGACTGGCCCTCCTTCACGCGCGCCATCGAGGACTGGTCCCACTTCGTGTCCACGGCCGGGGAGTTCAAGTTGccctgcctgaacaacgggg TGGAGAGGTTCAGCGGCTACGCAGTACGGTATTTGAAGCCGGATGTGACTCAGAACTGGAGG TACTGCGTGAACCAGAACCCCAGTCTAGACCGCTACGGACAGAAGCCCCTGCCTTTCGACTCCCT GAACGCGTTCCGGCGCTTCGGCTCCAACTACAG TCGCATCAACTACCTGACTCCCTGGCATTAA
- the Tepp gene encoding testis, prostate and placenta-expressed protein isoform X1 gives MARIIDLVPWDDGSTHLYASPAILLPIPRQRKQLASVKQQLYHPALPTLRRMDMDSVKACLSDEHSQSSTYCRKDEFDNAHFTLLGIPNQPLHCLQDITPTGQKLHCKYREGKLVPIVPGINRIDWPSFTRAIEDWSHFVSTAGEFKLPCLNNGVERFSGYAVRYLKPDVTQNWRERVPALRLQLQSHQLPDSLALIYEEEANPGTAEMCHLRGGGDSHCPYTEVRNHGAISLCKRIGSADNRAEDWSLGRNGQEGVNTSRSLFFLRGLVKMYPAFCHFVQKCFPTAQPTVPVGLNLGRPFTEPPGVPGPHSTAPESPPNAREKIDLPKTHSRMLESWSG, from the exons CATCATTGACCTGGTGCCGTGGGACGATGGTTCCACCCACCTGTATGCATCCCCGGCCATCCTGCTCCCGATACCTCGGCAGCGCAAACAGCTGGCCAGTGTGAAGCAGCAGCTCTACCATCCAGCCCTGCCCACCCTGCGCCGCATGGACATGGACTCTGTCAAGGCCTGCCTCTCAGACGAGCACAGCCAGTCCAGCACCTACTGCCGCAAAG atgaatttgaCAACGCCCACTTCACACTCCTGGGGATCCCCAACCAACCTCTGCATTGCTTG CAGGACATCACGCCAACTGGCCAGAAGCTCCACTGCAAGTACCGCGAGGGAAAGCTGGTGCCCATTGTACCAGGCATAAACCGGATCGACTGGCCCTCCTTCACGCGCGCCATCGAGGACTGGTCCCACTTCGTGTCCACGGCCGGGGAGTTCAAGTTGccctgcctgaacaacgggg TGGAGAGGTTCAGCGGCTACGCAGTACGGTATTTGAAGCCGGATGTGACTCAGAACTGGAGG GAACGCGTTCCGGCGCTTCGGCTCCAACTACAG TCGCATCAACTACCTGACTCCCTGGCATTAATCTATGAAGAGGAGGCCAACCCTGGGACTGCTGAAATGTGCCACCTCAG ggGTGGAGGTGACAGTCATTGCCCTTACACGGAGGTGAGGAACCACGGTGCCATCTCTCTGTGCAAACGTATAGGCTCTGCTGACAACAGAGCAGAAGACTGGAGCCTGGGGAGGAATGGACAGGAAGGAGTCAACACATCACGGAGCCTCTTCTTCCTCAGGGGCCTGGTGAAGATGTACCCAGCCTTCTGCCATTTCGTGCAGAAGTGCTTTCCTACAGCTCAGCCGACAGTACCTGTTGGCTTGAATCTTGGGAGGCCATTCACAGAGCCTCCTGGGGTTCCTGGGCCACATTCTACAGCACCAGAATCCCCTCCAAATGCCAGAGAAAAGATAGATTTGCCCAAGACTCACAGCAGGATGCTAGAGTCTTGGTCTGGATGA
- the Tepp gene encoding testis, prostate and placenta-expressed protein isoform X4, producing the protein MARIIDLVPWDDGSTHLYASPAILLPIPRQRKQLASVKQQLYHPALPTLRRMDMDSVKACLSDEHSQSSTYCRKDEFDNAHFTLLGIPNQPLHCLQDITPTGQKLHCKYREGKLVPIVPGINRIDWPSFTRAIEDWSHFVSTAGEFKLPCLNNGVERFSGYAVRYLKPDVTQNWRERVPALRLQLQSHQLPDSLALIYEEEANPGTAEMCHLRFPSGTEGISPEGWR; encoded by the exons CATCATTGACCTGGTGCCGTGGGACGATGGTTCCACCCACCTGTATGCATCCCCGGCCATCCTGCTCCCGATACCTCGGCAGCGCAAACAGCTGGCCAGTGTGAAGCAGCAGCTCTACCATCCAGCCCTGCCCACCCTGCGCCGCATGGACATGGACTCTGTCAAGGCCTGCCTCTCAGACGAGCACAGCCAGTCCAGCACCTACTGCCGCAAAG atgaatttgaCAACGCCCACTTCACACTCCTGGGGATCCCCAACCAACCTCTGCATTGCTTG CAGGACATCACGCCAACTGGCCAGAAGCTCCACTGCAAGTACCGCGAGGGAAAGCTGGTGCCCATTGTACCAGGCATAAACCGGATCGACTGGCCCTCCTTCACGCGCGCCATCGAGGACTGGTCCCACTTCGTGTCCACGGCCGGGGAGTTCAAGTTGccctgcctgaacaacgggg TGGAGAGGTTCAGCGGCTACGCAGTACGGTATTTGAAGCCGGATGTGACTCAGAACTGGAGG GAACGCGTTCCGGCGCTTCGGCTCCAACTACAG TCGCATCAACTACCTGACTCCCTGGCATTAATCTATGAAGAGGAGGCCAACCCTGGGACTGCTGAAATGTGCCACCTCAGGTTCCCCAGCGGGACAGAAGGCATCTCCCCAGAA ggGTGGAGGTGA
- the Tepp gene encoding testis, prostate and placenta-expressed protein isoform X6 produces the protein MARIIDLVPWDDGSTHLYASPAILLPIPRQRKQLASVKQQLYHPALPTLRRMDMDSVKACLSDEHSQSSTYCRKDEFDNAHFTLLGIPNQPLHCLDITPTGQKLHCKYREGKLVPIVPGINRIDWPSFTRAIEDWSHFVSTAGEFKLPCLNNGVERFSGYAVRYLKPDVTQNWRYCVNQNPSLDRYGQKPLPFDSLNAFRRFGSNYSRINYLTPWH, from the exons CATCATTGACCTGGTGCCGTGGGACGATGGTTCCACCCACCTGTATGCATCCCCGGCCATCCTGCTCCCGATACCTCGGCAGCGCAAACAGCTGGCCAGTGTGAAGCAGCAGCTCTACCATCCAGCCCTGCCCACCCTGCGCCGCATGGACATGGACTCTGTCAAGGCCTGCCTCTCAGACGAGCACAGCCAGTCCAGCACCTACTGCCGCAAAG atgaatttgaCAACGCCCACTTCACACTCCTGGGGATCCCCAACCAACCTCTGCATTGCTTG GACATCACGCCAACTGGCCAGAAGCTCCACTGCAAGTACCGCGAGGGAAAGCTGGTGCCCATTGTACCAGGCATAAACCGGATCGACTGGCCCTCCTTCACGCGCGCCATCGAGGACTGGTCCCACTTCGTGTCCACGGCCGGGGAGTTCAAGTTGccctgcctgaacaacgggg TGGAGAGGTTCAGCGGCTACGCAGTACGGTATTTGAAGCCGGATGTGACTCAGAACTGGAGG TACTGCGTGAACCAGAACCCCAGTCTAGACCGCTACGGACAGAAGCCCCTGCCTTTCGACTCCCT GAACGCGTTCCGGCGCTTCGGCTCCAACTACAG TCGCATCAACTACCTGACTCCCTGGCATTAA
- the LOC124966050 gene encoding basic salivary proline-rich protein 4-like, with protein MAAKKPGAPGAQPHCPPSSFSRKVQPGNLSNHSTKGRRDEGRGGRGKPPPAPPPQLVLLPEKWNESRSPPTQPYSAGPAGLPPVSPRLDGRATATPERVPGPQEGPRDAGRAREAATLGGRAWATQELRRPRVGSEGRGDGPADWGTGAAAVGTGSQTQPRCPAAHLLQAACGARRGASGDQLLSRPPLYSGSISGGAAYARCQSPASRSGGGRPGGGEPACGDRNGGSDTRGQG; from the coding sequence ATGGCTGCCAAAAAGCCAGGGGCCCCTGGGGCACAACCCCACTGCCCACCCTCATCCTTCTCCAGGAAGGTGCAGCCAGGAAACCTCTCTAATCATTCcacaaagggaaggagagatgaggggcggggaggcagagggaagcccCCACCTGCGCCCCCCCCCCAGCTCGTCCTCCTCCCTGAGAAATGGAATGAAAGCCGATCACCTCCCACCCAGCCCTACTCTGCCGGCCCAGCTGGGCTGCCTCCTGTCAGCCCTCGCCTGGATGGCCGAGCCACAGCCACCCCAGAACGGGTGCCTGGGCCCCAGGAAGGCCCCAGGGACGCAGGCCGGGCCCGGGAAGCGGCTACGCTTGGAGGCCGGGCCTGGGCcacccaggaactcaggaggccgCGGGTCGGGTCGGAGGGGCGGGGGGACGGCCCGGCCGACTGGGGAACTGGTGCGGCGGCAGTGGGGACTGGCTCCCAGACGCAGCCCCGGTGCCCCGCCGCTCACCTGCTCCAGGCCGCCTGCGGGGCCAGGCGCGGGGCGAGCGGCGACCAGCTGCTCTCTCGGCCGCCCCTTTATTCCGGCTCCATCAGCGGCGGCGCGGCCTACGCGCGCTGCCAATCCCCGGCCTCGCGTAGCGGTGGCGGCCGGCCCGGGGGCGGGGAACCGGCTTGCGGCGACCGGAACGGAGGAAGCGACACGCGCGGCCAGGGTTAG
- the Tepp gene encoding testis, prostate and placenta-expressed protein isoform X3 translates to MARIIDLVPWDDGSTHLYASPAILLPIPRQRKQLASVKQQLYHPALPTLRRMDMDSVKACLSDEHSQSSTYCRKDEFDNAHFTLLGIPNQPLHCLQDITPTGQKLHCKYREGKLVPIVPGINRIDWPSFTRAIEDWSHFVSTAGEFKLPCLNNGVERFSGYAVRYLKPDVTQNWRERVPALRLQLQSHQLPDSLALIYEEEANPGTAEMCHLRFPSGTEGISPEVQPD, encoded by the exons CATCATTGACCTGGTGCCGTGGGACGATGGTTCCACCCACCTGTATGCATCCCCGGCCATCCTGCTCCCGATACCTCGGCAGCGCAAACAGCTGGCCAGTGTGAAGCAGCAGCTCTACCATCCAGCCCTGCCCACCCTGCGCCGCATGGACATGGACTCTGTCAAGGCCTGCCTCTCAGACGAGCACAGCCAGTCCAGCACCTACTGCCGCAAAG atgaatttgaCAACGCCCACTTCACACTCCTGGGGATCCCCAACCAACCTCTGCATTGCTTG CAGGACATCACGCCAACTGGCCAGAAGCTCCACTGCAAGTACCGCGAGGGAAAGCTGGTGCCCATTGTACCAGGCATAAACCGGATCGACTGGCCCTCCTTCACGCGCGCCATCGAGGACTGGTCCCACTTCGTGTCCACGGCCGGGGAGTTCAAGTTGccctgcctgaacaacgggg TGGAGAGGTTCAGCGGCTACGCAGTACGGTATTTGAAGCCGGATGTGACTCAGAACTGGAGG GAACGCGTTCCGGCGCTTCGGCTCCAACTACAG TCGCATCAACTACCTGACTCCCTGGCATTAATCTATGAAGAGGAGGCCAACCCTGGGACTGCTGAAATGTGCCACCTCAGGTTCCCCAGCGGGACAGAAGGCATCTCCCCAGAAGTTCAGCCAGACTAG
- the Znf319 gene encoding LOW QUALITY PROTEIN: zinc finger protein 319 (The sequence of the model RefSeq protein was modified relative to this genomic sequence to represent the inferred CDS: inserted 1 base in 1 codon; deleted 3 bases in 3 codons), which produces MSESWQQPPQTQPQQPQAAQPQHHAEPPPALAEHALPPGTAENPLGCAVYGILLQPDTGLQPPQHAPLQAAGEPGPKCGVCGHDLAHLSSPHEHQCLAGHDRSFQCTQCLKIFHQATDLLEHQCVQAEQKPFVCGVCKMGFSLLTSLAQHHSAHSGLVKCSICEKTYKPAEAAEPATPAAPSLPPAAPPPAVAPAEQADKPYSCPICQKPFKHLSELSRHERIHTGEKPYKCTLCDKSFSQSXHLVHHKRTHSSERPYKCAVCEKTFKHRSHLVRHMYAHSGEHHMFRCNVCELHFKESSELLQHPCTPSGERPFRCGECQKAFKRPSDLRQHERTHSAERPFKCDLCPMGFKQQYALMRHRRTHKTEEPFKCGLCEKGFGQPSHLLYHQHVHTLETLFKCPMCQKGFDQSAELLRHKCLPGAAERPFKCPVCNKAYKRASALQKHQLAHCAAAEKPLRCTLCERRFFSSSEFVQHRCDPAREKPLKCPDCEKRFKYASDLQRHRRVHTGEKPYKCPNCDKAFKQREHLNKHQGVHAREQQFKCVWCGERFLDVALLQEHSAQHSAAAAAAEGAYQVAACLP; this is translated from the exons ATGTCGGAAAGCTGGCAGCAGCCACCCCAGACACAGCCGCAGCAGCCGCAAGCCGCCCAACCTCAGCACCATGCAGAGCCCCCACCGGCC CTGGCGGAGCATGCGCTGCCCCCAGGTACAGCGGAGAACCCCCTGGGCTGTGCGGTCTATGGCATCCTCCTGCAGCCAGATACGGGCCTGCAACCCCCACAACATGCACCCTTGCAGGCAGCGGGGGAGCCAGGACCCAAATGCGGTGTGTGTGGTCATGACCTGGCCCACCTGTCTAGCCCGCATGAACACCAGTGCCTGGCGGGCCACGACCGCTCATTCCAGTGCACTCAGTGTCTCAAGATCTTCCACCAGGCCACTGACCTGCTGGAGCACCAGTGCGTGCAGGCCGAGCAGAAGCCTTTCGTCTGCGGAGTATGCAAGATGGGCTTTTCCCTGCTCACCTCGCTGGCGCAGCACCACAGCGCACACAGTGGCCTCGTGAAGTGCTCTATCTGTGAGAAGACCTACAAGCCAGCGGAGGCAGCAGAACCCGCCACCCCTGCTGCCCCATCACTTCCGCCGGCCGCCCCGCCTCCTGCCGTCGCCCCTGCGGAACAGGCTGATAAGCCCTACAGCTGCCCCATCTGCCAGAAGCCCTTCAAGCACCTGTCAGAGCTCTCCCGGCACGAGCGGATCCACACAGGTGAGAAGCCGTACAAGTGCACGCTGTGCGACAAGAGCTTCAGCCAGT CCCACCTGGTGCACCACAAGCGCACGCACAGCTCCGAGCGGCCCTACAAGTGCGCCGTGTGCGAGAAGACCTTCAAGCACCGCTCCCACCTGGTGCGCCACATGTACGCGCACTCCGGCGAGCACCACATGTTCCGCTGCAATGTGTGCGAGTTGCACTTCAAGGAGTCCTCGGAGCTGCTGCAGCACCCCTGCACTCCAAGTGGCGAGCGG CCCTTCCGCTGCGGGGAGTGCCAGAAGGCCTTCAAGCGGCCCTCGGACCTGAGGCAGCATGAGCGCACGCATAGCGCCGAGCGCCCCTTCAAGTGCGACCTGTGCCCCATGGGCTTCAAGCAGCAGTACGCGCTGATGCGGCACCGGCGCACGCACAAGACCGAGGAGCCCTTCAAGTGCGGCCTTTGC GAGAAGGGCTTCGGGCAGCCCAGCCACCTGCTCTACCACCAGCACGTGCATACCCTCGAGACTCTCTTCAAGTGCCCCATGTGCCAGAAGGGCTTCGACCAGTCGGCCGAGCTGCTCCGGCACAAGTGCCTGCCAGGTGCAGCCGAGAGGCCCTTCAAGTGCCCTGTGTGCAACAAGGCCTACAAGCGGGCATCGGCCCTGCAGAAGCACCAGCTGGCGCACTGCGCCGCAGCAGAGAAGCCCCTGCGCTGCACCCTGTGTGAGCGCCGCTTCTTCTCCTCCTCGGAGTTTGTGCAGCACCGCTGCGACCCAGCCAGAGAGAAACCGCTCAAGTGCCCAGACTGTGAGAAGCGCTTCAAATACGCGTCAGACCTGCAGCGGCACCGGCGGGTGCACACGGGCGAGAAGCCCTACAAGTGCCCCAACTGCGACAAGGCCTTCAAGCAGCGTGAGCATCTCAACAAGCACCAGGGTGTCCACGCTCGCGAGCAGCAGTTCAAGTGCGTGTGGTGTGGCGAGCGCTTCCTGGACGTGGCCCTATTGCAGGAGCACAGTGCACAGCACAGTGCCGCAGCTGCAGCTGCGGAGGGCGCCTACCAGGTGGCCGCCTGCCTACCCTGA